From the genome of Psychroserpens ponticola, one region includes:
- a CDS encoding T9SS type A sorting domain-containing protein: MKIKFYLCSILTISSFICCYSQIVNEGLLKIESFTDVYFKNDYTNATNGIHTTNGNLYLNHDFINNGITTLPTSGTTYFKSSNNTLLNISGSSNSINFYNLEINVTATNTKGVAVADNFEIIIEKGLNLINGNFRLLGESQLIQSSPANMNIIDSGRLLVDQQGYASAFKFNYWSSPVSDDGTFSLSESKFDGSDSSNNPFKPRPILFNSGSPYNGLPSVLDEFGNVVTALTINEQWVYKYLQGTGAYSDWVGLDQYSRLNPGEGYTMKGTNTLFTEQNYVYSGAPNNANYFLPINIGEQSLIGNPYPSAIDANKFINDNILLFDALYFWVDGGSTSHALTDYLGGYAIRNLTGGITPSIASPLITGIGSSGSVTAPSQYISIGQGFFVDSYGSGNIAFTNSQRVFVTESSLQSRVANQVESETDIDATNQYIRIGFEDTEGFHRQLLLGFLPNTYADINYNPGYDALLNQNRDDDMFFVIEDDAEKKYAIQGLNNFNDTIEVPLGILITNAENQQIMLDDVESFEHTVYLKDNVLNITHNLSESNYDVNLPSGNHLDRYSIVFQPQETLSITDEAASNIDVFYNGNKQIIVNNPKRAQIKNIKIFNVLGQEVLQLHTNLNNQNRIVIPFNNSNGIYLVKVETNKMKLTNKIINY; this comes from the coding sequence ATGAAAATTAAATTTTACTTATGTAGCATTTTAACTATTTCAAGTTTTATTTGTTGTTACTCTCAAATTGTAAATGAGGGGCTTTTAAAAATTGAATCGTTTACAGATGTTTATTTTAAAAATGACTACACAAACGCAACTAACGGTATTCATACTACCAATGGCAACCTTTATTTAAACCATGATTTTATTAATAATGGTATAACAACATTGCCAACGTCTGGCACCACTTATTTTAAGAGCTCTAACAATACATTATTAAATATTTCTGGCTCTTCAAATTCAATCAATTTCTATAATTTAGAAATTAACGTTACAGCAACTAATACTAAAGGTGTTGCAGTAGCTGACAATTTCGAAATTATTATAGAGAAAGGATTAAACTTAATAAATGGAAATTTTCGTCTATTAGGAGAATCACAACTCATCCAATCTTCACCTGCAAATATGAATATAATTGATTCTGGTAGACTACTAGTTGATCAACAAGGCTATGCATCTGCTTTCAAATTTAATTATTGGTCATCTCCTGTAAGTGATGATGGTACGTTTTCTCTTTCAGAATCAAAATTTGATGGTTCAGACTCGAGTAATAACCCTTTTAAACCAAGGCCAATATTATTTAATTCTGGTTCACCATATAATGGATTACCTTCTGTATTAGATGAATTTGGCAATGTTGTTACAGCTTTAACCATTAATGAACAATGGGTATACAAATATTTACAAGGAACTGGCGCATACTCAGATTGGGTTGGTTTAGATCAATACAGTAGACTAAACCCAGGAGAAGGATATACCATGAAAGGGACTAATACTCTTTTTACAGAACAAAACTATGTGTATTCTGGAGCTCCAAATAATGCAAACTATTTTTTACCGATAAATATAGGAGAACAATCTTTAATAGGTAATCCTTACCCATCAGCTATAGATGCTAATAAATTTATAAATGATAATATATTGTTATTTGACGCTCTATATTTTTGGGTTGATGGAGGATCAACTTCACATGCGTTAACAGATTATTTAGGAGGATATGCCATACGCAATTTAACTGGTGGAATAACACCATCTATTGCTTCACCTCTAATTACTGGTATTGGAAGTTCTGGTAGTGTCACTGCACCATCGCAATACATATCTATTGGTCAAGGATTTTTTGTCGATTCGTACGGAAGTGGCAACATTGCCTTTACAAATTCTCAAAGAGTTTTTGTTACTGAAAGTTCATTACAATCTAGAGTAGCAAATCAGGTGGAATCAGAAACAGATATAGATGCAACTAATCAATATATAAGAATTGGTTTTGAAGATACTGAAGGTTTTCATAGACAGTTACTTTTAGGGTTTTTACCAAACACTTATGCAGATATAAACTACAATCCAGGTTATGACGCTCTATTAAATCAAAATAGAGATGATGATATGTTTTTTGTGATAGAGGATGATGCTGAAAAAAAGTATGCAATTCAAGGTTTAAACAATTTTAATGACACCATAGAAGTGCCATTAGGAATATTGATAACAAATGCTGAAAATCAACAAATTATGCTCGATGATGTTGAAAGCTTTGAACATACTGTGTATTTAAAAGATAATGTTTTAAATATCACACATAATTTAAGTGAATCTAACTATGATGTCAATTTGCCATCAGGAAATCATTTAGATCGATATTCAATTGTTTTTCAACCACAAGAGACTTTATCTATTACGGATGAAGCTGCCTCAAATATTGATGTTTTCTATAATGGTAATAAGCAAATCATAGTGAATAACCCTAAAAGAGCACAGATAAAGAATATCAAAATATTTAATGTTCTAGGACAAGAAGTTTTACAGTTACATACAAACTTAAATAACCAAAATAGAATAGTAATCCCATTTAATAATAGCAACGGTATTTACCTAGTGAAGGTTGAAACCAATAAAATGAAACTAACCAATAAAATCATAAATTACTAA
- a CDS encoding PAS domain S-box protein — MSKTNKGLVEELQQLNGFTDSFIESLKDGFILIDTKGSIIITNAVFCDIIGYAKDEILGLHAPFPFWPKEFHNDYTNRFDEMLKDNLKCEFEAIYVQKNKDRIPVLLFVATVKNKNNNAIAYLVLVQDLTNKKHTLDNKSFPNKELYSVLNYRKGYLDLIVNKHLTSQLDNALDYMSDGLVSFDTKWCYTYVNKRAGELIGRDPSSLIGKHVWTEFPEAVGHSSYNAFHKAVETQETQIFDDFYAPFNIWFENRVYPFPKGLTLYFTDITKRKKIENLLIESEKNLDNIINNIADPVFVKDDKSRLIFVNDAFCEVFNHSKKDIIGKTLEDDVAPEERTNFFKIDKEVLKTGIESINIENLTLNGSETKIISTKKNRFIDANGNKFIVGIIRDITQLKKIERELKSANDYSENLINSMHDGLVVYDTDTVIISVNNSFCIMSGFSANELIGQHYPYSFCPPEIIAESSIRHKKAAKGFKLENFESVYMRKDGKRFNVNVMVSYIDDSEGNMLAYFGTVQDITNRKQFEIQLLESEYNLRQSQIVGNIGSYTVEFDTMTWEASDVLNKIFGINKSYKKTVESWNNLIHVDEKEDMLTYLKTCIQNKLRFDKEYRILKHDTKKEIWVHGIGEFIFDEDANPIKMIGTIQDITERKQTEIELQKNEKSLLEAQKIAKTGNYNLNLKTGIAETSIAFNEIAELDLNSEVTLDLWTTSITHTEDAPILLKMLDKCVETSEKFDLEFRILTKKNKNLKWIHGLGEVLYKDGQASNFFGTIQDITHRKKAELKLRSSKEFTDNLVMSMQEGLIIVNLVGEIIMVNESACHILGYSREELLDMKRPFPFENKKDVKTIEKKLKSPQKGRQQSIKFELIKKNGKVFTASFLTGIINNDAGELIATYATMKDISEEEKAKSVLENIAQKSLERKQVIIELASLVGTDYKVALNKITALSAKTLNVERASVLKFNKEKTEMCCKKQYNLKNDVYENGQVYSKKGNEKFFNTLIENKIVAASNALSHELSKGFIDDYLIPLNIKSKLSIPIQGINEVYGILCFEQVRTVHVWTTDEEEFATSIANLVSLMIQSNERELAEKASILANQQLTLANEELNKLQYQLEQENVYLRNELDLVFNYEEMVYGSVEFSNVLNEVEKVAPTNATVLLTGESGTGKELLARAIHNISHRNKKPLIKVNCSAIPRELIESELFGHKKGSFTGAFSDKVGKFELADGGTLFLDEIGELPLDMQPKILRFLQEGEIEVVGGLGSKTLDVRVIAATNRNLLEEIKKKQFREDLYFRLHVFPINVPALRERKDDIPLLVEHFVDKFNKAYDKHIKYISDDAMSKLKAYNWPGNIRELENLIERASILSHSETLVVPGFETAHQKTKQLITGKDLSLDSVLRNHILEVLENCQWKISGKKSASELLGLKPSTLRDKMKKLGIHKSKVM; from the coding sequence ATGAGTAAAACAAATAAGGGATTAGTTGAAGAATTACAACAACTAAATGGATTTACAGATAGTTTTATAGAATCATTAAAAGATGGTTTTATTCTTATAGACACAAAAGGAAGTATAATTATAACGAATGCGGTTTTTTGTGATATAATTGGGTATGCTAAAGATGAAATATTAGGGTTACATGCTCCATTTCCATTTTGGCCTAAAGAGTTTCATAATGATTATACAAATCGTTTTGATGAAATGCTGAAGGATAACTTGAAGTGTGAATTTGAAGCTATTTATGTACAAAAAAATAAGGATAGAATTCCTGTTTTACTATTTGTAGCAACAGTTAAAAACAAAAATAATAATGCCATTGCATATTTGGTTTTAGTTCAAGATTTAACTAATAAAAAGCACACTTTAGATAATAAATCATTCCCTAATAAAGAATTATATTCTGTATTAAATTACAGAAAAGGATATCTCGATTTAATAGTTAATAAACATCTTACTTCTCAATTAGATAATGCTTTAGACTATATGTCTGATGGTTTAGTATCTTTTGACACCAAGTGGTGTTATACTTATGTAAATAAAAGGGCAGGAGAGCTCATAGGAAGAGATCCAAGCAGTTTAATAGGCAAACATGTTTGGACAGAATTTCCTGAAGCAGTAGGCCATTCATCTTACAACGCTTTTCATAAGGCAGTTGAAACCCAAGAAACTCAAATTTTTGACGATTTTTATGCGCCTTTTAATATATGGTTCGAAAACAGAGTTTATCCGTTCCCAAAGGGTTTGACCTTATATTTTACAGATATAACAAAGCGCAAAAAAATTGAAAACCTTTTAATAGAGAGTGAAAAAAACTTAGATAATATTATTAATAATATTGCCGATCCAGTATTTGTAAAAGATGATAAAAGCCGTTTAATCTTTGTAAATGATGCTTTTTGTGAAGTTTTTAATCATTCAAAAAAGGATATTATTGGTAAAACCTTAGAAGATGATGTTGCTCCAGAAGAACGAACTAATTTTTTTAAGATTGATAAGGAGGTTTTAAAGACTGGTATTGAGAGTATAAATATTGAAAACTTAACATTAAACGGAAGTGAGACAAAAATCATTTCTACCAAAAAAAATAGATTTATAGATGCCAATGGGAATAAGTTTATTGTTGGAATTATAAGAGATATTACTCAACTTAAAAAGATTGAAAGAGAGTTAAAATCGGCTAATGATTATTCGGAGAATTTAATAAATTCTATGCATGATGGTTTGGTTGTTTATGATACAGATACTGTAATTATAAGTGTTAATAATTCGTTTTGTATCATGTCTGGGTTTTCTGCAAATGAATTAATTGGTCAACACTATCCTTATTCTTTTTGTCCTCCTGAAATAATAGCCGAATCAAGCATACGTCATAAAAAAGCAGCCAAAGGGTTTAAATTAGAAAATTTTGAAAGCGTTTACATGCGAAAGGATGGAAAGCGCTTTAACGTTAATGTTATGGTCTCGTATATTGACGATTCTGAAGGCAATATGCTAGCTTATTTTGGAACTGTTCAAGACATTACTAATCGAAAACAGTTTGAAATTCAGCTTTTGGAAAGTGAGTATAATTTAAGACAGTCTCAAATTGTTGGGAATATTGGTTCGTATACAGTAGAATTTGATACCATGACTTGGGAAGCTTCTGACGTATTGAATAAAATTTTTGGTATTAATAAATCCTATAAAAAAACTGTAGAAAGTTGGAATAATCTTATTCATGTTGACGAAAAAGAAGACATGCTAACTTACTTGAAAACGTGTATTCAAAATAAATTACGATTTGACAAAGAGTACAGAATCTTAAAACATGATACTAAAAAAGAAATTTGGGTGCATGGAATAGGTGAATTTATTTTTGATGAAGATGCAAATCCAATAAAAATGATTGGTACTATTCAAGATATAACCGAACGAAAACAAACAGAAATAGAACTGCAAAAAAATGAAAAGTCATTATTAGAAGCTCAAAAAATCGCTAAGACTGGTAATTATAACCTCAATTTAAAAACTGGAATTGCTGAAACTTCAATTGCTTTTAATGAAATTGCAGAACTTGATCTAAATAGTGAAGTCACACTTGATCTTTGGACTACGTCAATAACACACACTGAAGATGCTCCAATACTCTTAAAAATGCTTGATAAATGCGTAGAAACAAGTGAAAAGTTTGATTTAGAATTTAGAATATTGACCAAAAAGAATAAGAACTTAAAATGGATTCATGGACTAGGCGAAGTTTTATATAAAGATGGCCAAGCTTCAAACTTTTTTGGTACGATACAAGATATTACGCATCGTAAAAAGGCAGAGTTAAAATTAAGATCGTCAAAAGAGTTTACAGATAATTTAGTAATGTCGATGCAAGAAGGATTGATTATTGTTAACCTAGTTGGTGAAATCATTATGGTTAATGAGTCAGCTTGTCATATTTTAGGATATTCTAGAGAAGAATTATTGGATATGAAAAGACCGTTTCCTTTTGAAAACAAAAAGGATGTAAAAACAATTGAAAAAAAGCTTAAGTCTCCCCAAAAAGGAAGACAACAATCTATAAAATTTGAATTAATTAAAAAAAACGGTAAGGTCTTTACGGCATCATTCTTAACTGGTATTATAAATAATGATGCAGGAGAGTTGATAGCAACGTATGCGACTATGAAAGATATTTCTGAAGAAGAAAAAGCTAAAAGTGTTTTAGAGAATATTGCTCAGAAATCATTAGAGAGAAAACAGGTTATTATAGAATTGGCTAGTCTAGTAGGTACAGATTATAAAGTAGCGTTAAATAAAATTACAGCACTATCAGCAAAAACGTTAAATGTTGAAAGAGCAAGTGTTTTGAAATTTAACAAAGAAAAAACTGAAATGTGTTGTAAAAAACAATACAATCTAAAAAATGATGTTTACGAAAATGGACAAGTGTATTCAAAAAAAGGGAATGAAAAATTTTTTAATACATTAATTGAAAATAAGATAGTAGCTGCTTCCAATGCTCTAAGTCATGAGCTTTCAAAAGGGTTTATAGATGATTATCTTATACCATTAAATATAAAATCTAAATTAAGTATTCCAATTCAAGGAATCAATGAAGTTTATGGAATTCTATGTTTTGAACAAGTTCGTACTGTTCATGTTTGGACAACTGATGAGGAGGAATTTGCAACTTCAATTGCTAATTTAGTGTCTTTAATGATTCAAAGTAATGAAAGAGAATTAGCAGAAAAAGCTTCAATTTTAGCAAATCAACAGTTAACCTTAGCAAATGAAGAGCTAAATAAGTTACAATACCAATTAGAACAAGAAAACGTGTATCTACGTAACGAGTTAGATTTAGTATTTAACTATGAAGAAATGGTATATGGGAGTGTAGAGTTTAGTAATGTTTTAAATGAAGTAGAGAAAGTAGCACCAACAAATGCAACAGTTTTATTGACAGGTGAGTCTGGAACAGGAAAAGAATTACTTGCCAGAGCCATTCATAATATTAGTCATAGAAATAAAAAACCCTTAATAAAAGTTAATTGTTCTGCTATACCTAGAGAGCTTATTGAGAGTGAGTTGTTTGGTCACAAAAAAGGATCATTTACAGGTGCTTTTAGTGATAAAGTTGGAAAGTTTGAATTAGCAGATGGAGGCACCTTATTTTTAGATGAAATAGGTGAATTACCTTTAGATATGCAACCGAAAATTTTAAGATTTCTTCAAGAAGGAGAAATAGAAGTTGTTGGTGGTCTTGGCTCAAAAACTCTTGATGTAAGAGTAATTGCTGCTACTAACCGAAATCTTTTAGAAGAAATAAAAAAGAAGCAATTTAGAGAAGACTTGTATTTTAGACTCCATGTATTTCCAATAAATGTACCTGCATTGAGGGAACGAAAAGATGATATTCCTTTATTGGTAGAGCATTTCGTTGATAAGTTTAATAAAGCTTACGATAAGCATATTAAGTATATCTCTGATGATGCTATGAGTAAATTAAAAGCTTATAACTGGCCAGGAAATATTAGAGAATTAGAAAACCTTATAGAGCGTGCTTCAATATTATCTCATAGTGAAACTTTAGTTGTGCCTGGTTTTGAAACGGCTCATCAAAAAACCAAGCAACTTATTACAGGTAAAGACCTATCTCTAGACTCGGTATTACGAAATCATATATTAGAAGTTCTTGAAAATTGTCAATGGAAAATTAGTGGTAAGAAAAGTGCTTCTGAGTTACTAGGTTTAAAACCAAGCACATTACGTGATAAAATGAAAAAATTAGGAATTCATAAATCTAAAGTTATGTAA
- a CDS encoding alpha/beta fold hydrolase: MLFKSQEGKIAILKLYNQKLQNLCIEYSEKLVETQFGTTNVIITGDSELPPLVLIHGTGGCAPLMLESFSELSNHYCVYAVDVLAQPNKSDENRLDMKTLDYGQWLLEVIIKLRLKEVTLVGFSFGGLISLKALEFSEIPIKEVYLIAPVYIVNGNPLLGLFKMLMPLKKFIKTNNQRYIKKVMNVLFSEYDDFALTFMSSTFQYCNMDFSPLPVISKRNAENIVTPITIFAGENDIMFPGKKMLKRAKRIFPSLKEVVLIEGSKHVPNSKDFRAIEHSIK, from the coding sequence ATGTTATTTAAATCACAAGAAGGAAAAATAGCGATACTTAAGCTTTACAATCAAAAGCTACAAAATCTTTGTATCGAATATTCCGAAAAATTAGTAGAAACCCAATTTGGTACAACAAATGTCATCATAACTGGAGATTCTGAATTGCCACCTTTAGTACTTATACATGGTACAGGAGGTTGTGCACCTTTAATGTTAGAATCCTTTTCAGAACTATCCAATCATTATTGTGTTTATGCAGTAGACGTGTTGGCTCAACCTAATAAAAGTGACGAAAATAGGTTAGATATGAAAACGTTAGATTATGGACAATGGCTATTAGAAGTCATCATAAAATTAAGATTAAAAGAGGTAACCTTAGTTGGATTTTCATTTGGTGGTTTAATCAGTTTAAAGGCGCTTGAATTTAGTGAAATTCCTATAAAAGAAGTCTACTTAATAGCACCTGTTTATATTGTAAACGGAAACCCATTGCTTGGTTTATTTAAGATGCTTATGCCTTTAAAAAAATTCATAAAAACCAATAATCAACGATATATTAAAAAAGTGATGAATGTACTTTTTTCAGAATACGATGATTTTGCATTAACATTTATGTCATCTACTTTTCAGTATTGTAATATGGATTTCTCGCCATTACCTGTAATATCAAAAAGAAATGCTGAAAATATAGTAACTCCAATTACAATTTTCGCTGGAGAAAACGATATTATGTTTCCTGGTAAAAAAATGTTAAAAAGAGCAAAAAGAATTTTTCCTTCTTTGAAAGAGGTAGTATTAATAGAAGGTTCCAAACACGTGCCAAATTCTAAAGACTTTAGAGCAATAGAACATAGCATTAAATAG
- a CDS encoding CPBP family intramembrane glutamic endopeptidase codes for MSKAKSKNKETWKTIFFFLAIVTVLSSLFHYAIVTLYPSRIYIGALMWCPAVAAILTIKLNGGSISSLHWNWGNWKYIRWSYFTPTLYALITYILIWFFGFGGLVNKEMVLDWAKELGLVGIGTLNVTVAVIVAVILLGTIEVIRAMATTLGEEIGWRGFFIYELRKVLSFTGVSFFSGIIWASWHWPLIVYYGENIILELVMFFVVIISMSFMMTYYTFKSKSVWPAVLFHAVSNVYIQKVFPPLTTKMEGSEHWLGENGIMFAIVTLAFGIYYWRKAIKEKI; via the coding sequence ATGTCAAAAGCGAAATCTAAAAACAAAGAAACTTGGAAAACAATCTTTTTTTTCTTAGCTATAGTAACCGTATTAAGTTCATTATTTCATTATGCAATAGTTACTTTATATCCGTCACGTATATACATTGGTGCCCTTATGTGGTGTCCAGCTGTAGCTGCAATACTCACAATTAAACTGAACGGAGGTTCTATTTCTTCATTACATTGGAACTGGGGAAATTGGAAGTATATTAGATGGTCTTATTTCACTCCTACCTTATATGCACTAATCACTTATATACTTATCTGGTTTTTTGGATTTGGAGGTTTGGTTAATAAAGAAATGGTTCTAGATTGGGCTAAAGAACTTGGACTCGTTGGAATAGGAACATTAAATGTAACGGTTGCAGTAATTGTGGCGGTAATTCTGTTAGGAACTATAGAAGTGATACGAGCAATGGCAACTACATTAGGAGAAGAAATAGGGTGGCGAGGTTTTTTTATTTATGAATTAAGAAAGGTACTTTCCTTTACTGGTGTCTCTTTTTTTAGTGGTATTATTTGGGCATCTTGGCACTGGCCATTAATTGTGTATTATGGAGAAAATATCATCTTGGAATTGGTAATGTTTTTTGTTGTTATTATTTCGATGTCATTTATGATGACCTATTACACATTTAAATCTAAAAGTGTATGGCCAGCAGTGCTCTTTCACGCAGTAAGCAATGTATATATTCAAAAAGTATTTCCGCCATTAACAACAAAAATGGAAGGTTCTGAACATTGGCTTGGCGAAAACGGAATTATGTTTGCAATCGTGACTCTTGCCTTTGGAATTTACTATTGGAGAAAAGCAATAAAAGAAAAGATATAA
- a CDS encoding ATP-binding protein, translating into MEAINYYISSNLDKNALSLIKDNSMFTVTDSLGRLEYASDSYCAILESNSNRLIGETQKILRSHLHTDSLYKNLWRTLKMGQKWNGVLSETLTSGQIIYLDTKLIPVNDEIENNVKYFGLYDDVTKTYKQNNLLLKASSKHKDFLNIMPFHVFLITRHGKILNANKNYGNLEVSEMIDTYIYDHISLDSFEILKQNINYVNTEKTANQFEITEFDSKGKQHDYSVLVAPVFNKLGGMVSITVTIQENPKTYSINEDREVGSKCRLIYQSINVGIIVVTDHKGNITEWNKGAELAFGYTKFEIIGKPLTILISKKYRKTSIRELLNVTQKLENNQDVDLIEMYCLSKNKEEFPVEFALSSLNIRGQKIYCAMMLDISKRKALENKLQQKTKDLELFLYRSAHDLKAPFSSAEGLLNLLKDEAVSDRNILLEMLDTTIAKGKLLSESLTQASLITLNRNVFSEIDFQDIIENIIQILSCSNNLKKIKVETHLDTPATFNSSPELLSSVFHNLIQNAIKYSKAPTKESISCINISVKTNQDKVVITVIDNGVGIAKDDVKKIFDLYYRANKHDVAGNGLGLYVVKSIVEDLEGEILVKSTINRGTCFEIILPNPK; encoded by the coding sequence ATGGAAGCAATTAATTATTACATATCATCAAACTTAGATAAAAACGCATTGTCTTTAATTAAAGATAATTCAATGTTTACTGTTACTGATTCATTAGGTAGGTTAGAATATGCGAGTGATAGTTATTGTGCAATTTTAGAGAGTAATAGTAATAGACTTATTGGTGAAACTCAAAAAATATTAAGATCTCATTTACATACAGATTCACTGTATAAAAATTTATGGAGAACTCTTAAAATGGGACAAAAGTGGAATGGTGTTTTATCTGAAACATTAACTAGTGGACAAATAATATATTTAGATACTAAACTAATTCCAGTAAATGATGAGATTGAAAATAATGTGAAATATTTTGGCCTCTATGATGATGTAACTAAAACCTATAAACAAAATAATTTACTATTAAAGGCGAGTTCAAAACACAAAGATTTTTTGAATATTATGCCATTTCATGTGTTTTTAATTACACGACATGGTAAAATTCTAAATGCAAATAAGAATTATGGCAATCTAGAAGTTTCAGAAATGATTGACACTTATATTTATGATCATATTAGTTTAGACTCTTTTGAAATTTTAAAACAAAATATTAATTATGTAAATACTGAAAAAACAGCTAATCAATTTGAAATCACTGAATTTGATTCAAAAGGAAAACAACATGATTATTCAGTATTAGTAGCTCCAGTTTTTAACAAACTAGGAGGTATGGTTTCTATAACAGTTACCATTCAAGAAAATCCTAAGACATATTCTATAAACGAAGACAGAGAAGTCGGTTCAAAATGTAGATTAATTTATCAATCTATTAATGTAGGCATTATAGTTGTCACAGATCATAAAGGAAATATTACAGAATGGAATAAAGGAGCTGAGCTTGCTTTTGGATATACCAAATTTGAAATCATAGGAAAACCACTTACCATTTTAATCTCAAAAAAGTATAGAAAAACAAGCATTAGAGAGTTATTAAATGTGACTCAAAAACTAGAAAACAATCAAGATGTTGATTTGATTGAAATGTATTGCCTAAGTAAGAATAAAGAAGAATTTCCGGTAGAATTTGCATTAAGTAGTTTGAATATTAGAGGACAAAAAATTTACTGTGCTATGATGTTGGATATTTCTAAACGGAAAGCATTAGAAAATAAATTACAACAAAAAACTAAAGATTTAGAGTTGTTTTTATATCGTTCTGCTCATGATTTAAAAGCTCCTTTTTCATCAGCTGAAGGCTTACTAAACTTATTAAAAGATGAAGCAGTAAGTGACAGGAATATATTATTAGAAATGCTTGATACTACTATAGCAAAAGGTAAACTTTTGTCTGAAAGTTTAACTCAAGCCTCTCTGATAACCTTAAATAGAAATGTATTTAGTGAGATTGATTTTCAAGATATTATTGAAAACATTATACAGATACTTTCATGTTCAAATAATTTAAAAAAAATTAAAGTAGAGACTCATCTAGATACACCTGCTACATTCAATTCGAGCCCAGAGTTATTGAGTTCTGTCTTTCATAATTTAATTCAAAACGCTATTAAATATTCTAAAGCACCTACAAAAGAGAGTATATCATGTATTAATATTTCAGTGAAAACTAATCAAGATAAAGTAGTAATTACAGTGATAGATAATGGAGTTGGTATAGCAAAGGATGATGTAAAAAAGATATTTGATTTATACTATAGAGCAAACAAACATGATGTGGCTGGAAATGGATTAGGCTTATATGTTGTTAAAAGTATAGTAGAAGATTTAGAAGGAGAAATACTTGTGAAAAGCACAATAAATAGAGGTACTTGCTTTGAAATTATATTACCTAACCCCAAATAA
- a CDS encoding response regulator: MKLNIMLIDDNKIDLFISKKIIEKATIDTNVRTFVRGNTAINFLKIFEKKKEHQDKFIPDVILLDINMPEMNGFQFLNEFNKLKNIREKPIKIYMLSSSTNIHDVIKVKSEKHCVDFICKPLTTQDFNTILCEFYPYLNSYDYQINPITNYFKKAL; the protein is encoded by the coding sequence ATGAAACTGAACATTATGCTAATTGACGACAATAAAATAGATCTATTTATCAGTAAAAAAATTATTGAGAAAGCCACAATTGATACTAATGTAAGAACATTTGTAAGAGGCAACACAGCTATTAATTTTTTAAAAATCTTTGAAAAGAAAAAAGAGCACCAAGACAAGTTTATACCAGATGTTATTTTATTAGATATAAACATGCCAGAAATGAATGGTTTTCAATTTTTAAATGAGTTTAATAAGCTAAAAAACATAAGAGAAAAGCCCATTAAAATATATATGCTGTCTTCATCAACTAACATACATGATGTTATTAAAGTTAAGAGTGAGAAACATTGTGTAGATTTTATATGCAAGCCTTTAACAACTCAGGATTTCAATACTATTTTATGTGAATTTTATCCCTATTTAAACAGTTATGATTATCAAATTAACCCTATAACTAATTATTTTAAAAAAGCCCTATAA
- a CDS encoding DUF7793 family protein, whose amino-acid sequence MNNSENSIIIGSTKFWVGAKGILYCKFSNDNPNYKLDIERAKLYVQAIVRLCNGKSMPFLIDLRGTRGTFSPEAITVLAESSYLKVLRISEAFVYNSIGMKLLIISYKRIYNQVTPYFMFSDVAIAKQYCIETKNMFYGSN is encoded by the coding sequence ATGAATAACAGTGAAAATAGTATAATAATAGGATCTACAAAATTTTGGGTAGGAGCTAAAGGTATCCTTTACTGTAAGTTTAGTAATGATAACCCTAATTATAAATTAGATATAGAAAGAGCAAAATTATATGTGCAAGCAATAGTAAGATTATGTAATGGAAAATCAATGCCTTTTCTAATAGACTTAAGAGGAACACGTGGCACATTTTCTCCAGAAGCAATTACTGTTTTAGCTGAGTCTTCATATCTAAAAGTCTTAAGAATATCTGAAGCTTTTGTTTATAATTCAATAGGCATGAAACTATTAATTATTTCATATAAAAGAATATACAATCAAGTTACACCATACTTTATGTTTAGTGATGTCGCAATAGCAAAACAGTATTGTATAGAAACTAAAAATATGTTTTATGGAAGCAATTAA